The Vicinamibacteria bacterium genome contains the following window.
GCCAACTCGACGGGGTCCCCTTGCAGGGACCCGTCCTCCGCACGGAAGGGTTGTGCCATCAACCTGCTCCCACGCAGGAAGAGGAGGTGACCCACGTCCTCACCGGTTACGGGCGCGGCATACCGCACACTCGACACGTCCGGCAGGATGCGCCGCGGTGCGGTGTCCTGCAGCTTGGCAAAGTACACGCCGGCGCGGGGCACCGTGTAGAGGAAGTGTTCGCCATCCGGCAACCATTCCGGGTGCCATTGCGAGTTTCCCGACTCCGGCAGCACGGCCTCGCAGCCGCCGGCGGCAGCGCCATTGACGATCTTCACGGCTCGGATGGGCCCTCCTGCGGCCGCCACCAGCACGGTCCCGTTCGGGTGCCAGGATCCTCCAAACCAATCGCCCGTATCCTGGCAAATCTCCTGCACGGGTCCTCCGGAGGAAGGCGTCACCATCAGCTTGTAGTTGTAATAGAACGCGATCCAGCGCCCATCAGGGGACCAGAAGGGCGCGCGCATTTCTTGGATGCCCGGCAACTCCCGGTATTCGCCGGTGCTAAGGGTGAGCACCCGGGCGGTCTCCCCAAGCTCCAAGAGCCGCGTTCCGTCGGGGGAGAGCCAAGCGGTTTGTGCGGCCGACTCGAGCACCACGCTCATGTCCTGGCCAGTAGACGAGGAGGCTCGCCACGGTGCCCAGAGGGCAAGGCCGAGACCAATCGCGAGCACCGCTGCAACGGCCCAGGGTAACCACGATTTCTGCGGCGCAGCCGGAGGTGAGGCAACATCGTCGCTGAGCAGCAGCTTCGCATCGCTGATCGAGGCCAGGCGCTTGCGCGGATCCTTTTGGAGGCACGCTTCCAGCAGTTTGCGAAAGCGCGCAGGCACGACGCTCAGGTCGGGCTGATCCTTCACGACGCTCGCGAGCACTTCTGTGAGATCGTCGCCTGCGAACAGGCTCTTGCCCGCGAGCATTTCGTAGAGCACGACGCCAAAGGCCCAAATGTCCGCGCGATGGTCCACCTGCCGGCCTTTCGCCTGCTCGGGAGCCATGTACGCAGCGGTCCCCAGGATCATGCCCGCCTCGGTCATCCCGCTTGTCAGGGTCGGCGAGTTCTCACTCGCCTCAACGGTGGGCGTGTGGCCCACTTTCGCCAAGCCGAAGTCCAGCACCTTCACGCTGCCGTCAGGGCGGATCTTGATGTTGCCGGGTTTCAGGTCACGATGGGTGATCCCTTTTTCGTGCGCGGCTTCCAGCGCCAGCGCGATTTGCAGCGCGATCGCTTCAGCTTCTGCGGGCGCGATCGGACCTTCTTTAATACGGTCGCCGAGCGTCGGCCCTTCAACCAGTTCCA
Protein-coding sequences here:
- a CDS encoding protein kinase, translated to MSLVPGTQLGPYGIAEAIGRGGMGEVYRARDARLNRDVAIKTSTQQFSERFEREAKAIAALNHPNICTLFDVGSAPDVPSYLVMELVEGPTLGDRIKEGPIAPAEAEAIALQIALALEAAHEKGITHRDLKPGNIKIRPDGSVKVLDFGLAKVGHTPTVEASENSPTLTSGMTEAGMILGTAAYMAPEQAKGRQVDHRADIWAFGVVLYEMLAGKSLFAGDDLTEVLASVVKDQPDLSVVPARFRKLLEACLQKDPRKRLASISDAKLLLSDDVASPPAAPQKSWLPWAVAAVLAIGLGLALWAPWRASSSTGQDMSVVLESAAQTAWLSPDGTRLLELGETARVLTLSTGEYRELPGIQEMRAPFWSPDGRWIAFYYNYKLMVTPSSGGPVQEICQDTGDWFGGSWHPNGTVLVAAAGGPIRAVKIVNGAAAGGCEAVLPESGNSQWHPEWLPDGEHFLYTVPRAGVYFAKLQDTAPRRILPDVSSVRYAAPVTGEDVGHLLFLRGSRLMAQPFRAEDGSLQGDPVELATDVATEFTPFYGVVSIGSNGLLAYSTGVNSSQLTWLDRQGREIRKAGTPKAYAGLTLSPDDSTIGIAYPSGAGPSTTVRVSDGVETQFDVTRGLVWSPDGAWIAASKNQQGLVRLPAGGGPAEALLANKNAARPSQWTSNGILYTDAGDVWILRHPEMPGSQPEKVLGTPALETQAQLSPNGQWLAFTMIESGPMAVYVCHFPDCADRQKLAGTREPRWSADGKELFWFRDVGEERELVAATVHPGATFAYDPPHVLFSLKADWFAPELNLYTYAPSRDGQRFLVTPFTEDATRRLHLVTSWRRLLKKPNGH